The stretch of DNA ATATTCGCAGCTTAACTAGAATACATGAGAACTTTGCAAGATTCCTAACTACTTATTTTTCAGCACAGCTTCGTACTTTTGTACAAATTAGTGTGGTTCAAGTAGAACAACTGCCTTATGACGAATTTATCAGATCAATACCTAAGATGACGATCCTTAACATTTTTGAAGCTGAACCATTGGAGGGCAGGATGGTTCTGGAGGTTCACCCAAATGTAGCCTATGCTATGTTAGATCGGTTATTAGGCGGAGTTGGCACCGCACCTTCCAAGATCAATTCACTTACAGAAATCGAAACAACGATTATGGAACGAATTTTCAGTCGTGCCTTCGAAAGTCTGCAAGAGGCTTGGAAAACGGTCATTGACCTGTCTCCAAGAATGGAAGCCTTAGAGACTAACCCACAATTTATGCAAATTGTATCTCCGAATGAGACGATTGCCTTGATCTCACTCAGTACAAAGATTGGTGATACTTCCGGAATGATCAATTTATGTATTCCGCATGTCGTCATCGAACCTATTATGCCTAAATTATCGGTACACCATTGGTTTGTCTCACAGAAAAAATCACGGGCTCCTGAGGAAATTGATGCACTTCAAGCCAGAGTAAGTAAAACAAAGCTGCCAATCGTTGCAGAACTTGGCGAGTCGCAGTTATCCATCAGAGAGTTTTTAGGCTTGTCTGTAGGAGATGTTATTTCGCTCAATAAGCAAGTTGGTGAAGGACTTTCTGTTCTGGTTGGCGAGAGATTGAAGTACGTTGGCAGTCCAGGCACCATAAAAGATCGAGTAGCCGTTCAAATTGATGAAATTGTCAACGAAGGAGTTGAAGAATTTGACGAGTAAAGACTATTTATCCCAAGAAGAGATCGATGC from Paenibacillus sp. CAA11 encodes:
- the fliM gene encoding flagellar motor switch protein FliM; the protein is MVDVLSQNEIDALLAALSSGEMDAEELKKEETQRKIRAYDFKRAVRFSKDHIRSLTRIHENFARFLTTYFSAQLRTFVQISVVQVEQLPYDEFIRSIPKMTILNIFEAEPLEGRMVLEVHPNVAYAMLDRLLGGVGTAPSKINSLTEIETTIMERIFSRAFESLQEAWKTVIDLSPRMEALETNPQFMQIVSPNETIALISLSTKIGDTSGMINLCIPHVVIEPIMPKLSVHHWFVSQKKSRAPEEIDALQARVSKTKLPIVAELGESQLSIREFLGLSVGDVISLNKQVGEGLSVLVGERLKYVGSPGTIKDRVAVQIDEIVNEGVEEFDE